Within the Gorilla gorilla gorilla isolate KB3781 chromosome 15, NHGRI_mGorGor1-v2.1_pri, whole genome shotgun sequence genome, the region GAGCTGGCTGACAATTTTACTTTGcatctaaaacttaaaaaaacctgcaaggtgtggtggctcatgcctgtaatcccagcaccttgggaggctgaggcaggtggatcacctgaggttaggagtttgagaccagcctggccaacatggtaaaaccctgtctctactaaaaatacagaaattagctgggcatggtggcaggagcctgtaatcccagctactcaagaggctgaggcaggagaatcacttgaatccaggaggcggaggttgcagtgagccgaaattgcgccattgcactccagcctgggtgacaagatcaagactcccgtttttaaaaacaaacaaaaaaacatatattaaagaATGCTTTCTCATACAAAGTCTATATAATTTGGTTTCTTATTAAAaggcatcaaaaataaaaatattttgagaaaatatagtttttttttggtaatgttACAAACTTCAAATTTTTCTGTAGAAGCATTTTCTGACAAATTtggttttacagaaaaaaatagtagcTTAAACTGCTACTCTATTTTTGATAACATATTTTTCCTACAGTTTGACATCTAAATAGTCTATTATTGATACAATGATTCTTATTCTAAACTAATAAACTgttttaatgacattttggttgttgtaataaaataaaacatctattATAAAAGGATTATGGTAAAGTAAGGTTTTAAAagattctttatgtaaaataaatctCAACATTTTCCCACTCATGTTTATCAACGCCTTCTTCTGTGTAAGTTCCCATTTTAttactgagattttttaaaaatacagctgagttctcactatgctgcccagagTAGAGTGCAGCAGCTATTCACAggtacgatcacagctcattgcagccctgaactcctgacctcaagcggtcttcctgcctcagcctcccaagtagatagaACTACAACCACACACCACTGAGACTGGCTTAATGTTGTTATTTAACTGGGGCTATTTTTCAATTTCTCAAAGCCCTATTGATAGGCTGACTTAaccatataatacatattattttcaagtTCAGTACTTAGCTTTCCTTATTTAAATTCATGTCTCTTACCCAAaccattaatattttcttctaactGGCAACTTCTAATGTTCTTTTAGCTAATATGCATTAGCTAAATTTCTCAAGTAGTCTCATGTCACAtagcttattttcttttaatatatggTCACAGAAAGCTAAGAATGCACTCTGTCAAAACAGCAAACTGTCTTTGCTCTCCTACAAAAGGTCTCTTTCCAGCTCTGAAATGTTAAGATTCTAACATTTACCAACAgatgtatatttcttttaatgtaaCTTTCATGAATTTGTTTGCCTATAACACAAAAAACGTGCcgtcctaattttaaaaaatttttagtttaaattaaATGAAGAAGGCACATGAGTCTAGCGCTAACTGTGTTTTACACGCTGTAGGCTGTGGCTTGATGTACAAGTTGAATCTAAAAATAAgataaggaatattttaaaatttaaatcagaaACCCTGCCCAATTCTGATTCAACTAAATTCGTATCTAAATGTGACTATCTTCATTTTTGTAATGAATTTTTATTCTTATCCAAACATTTAAACATCAACAAGGTACTGAACATAAATATGAGACTCAAAATGTGGGAAACTGGGCTCTTTCAAAGCTTGGGTGGAGAGGGTGTAGGTTGGTAATTATATATTCCCATACCTATCGTCTTACATTAGGGAAGAAAGAACCTCAAGTCTCATTTAATGCTCTGAAGTCATTAGTACTGAATACTTGGTTTTACTAGTAAATAAAGAACCACATTAATACTGACCCTCAATCTGTCTCAGATGTCATAACTGAAGGTTCAAAAAAACTGACCCTGTAACATCCCAAACACTGAAATCATAGAATATACTGGTTGTGTTTTCAATTTGGAAGATCAATACATAATTCTATAAATCAGAATTAAAAACCAGAACTTCATACCTTGTGCAAGCATGTTAAATTCCAAGAACAGTGCTATGTGGTAAAGTTCCATGGCTTCTTCTGCCCTGGTCATGTTTGGCTTCCCTGCGACGAGAGCCTGAACTTCACTGAGACTCCCCACAGAGGGGCTACAGTGCAAAACAGAGAGGTCCACCACGTCGGTATACATACAGTGTAATATcacttttgcatatttttttggTATAATGGACTCATCTAATATAATTCTTGTGGGAGTCCTCAAAGTTCGGTCTGTGATTTCTTCACCAGTTCGTATCCTCCTTTGTAATAAATTTCGAAAAAATGGGGACCGTGCAGAAATAACAGCCTTGTGGGCTTTGAGCTCTTCATCTAAACAGTTCTGATTTCCACCAAAAGCTTCAACCAGTTCAGAGTCTGAAGAAAAACTAAGGACGACATCATAATAACACATGTAATCAAAGAGTCCACGCATATCTACATCAAGGGAATTTGGTGTTCCAAATTCTTCACTAAGCTGAACAAGGATATCGACATTTTGAAACCTTGAGTCCTCCATTCCAAACTCTCCTGTATAAAGGTAGTGTAACAAAGCAGAAAACATGGGCATATCAATACCAGCTGTATTGATGTCCATTATTATCTCTGCCCCATACTCTGGTGAAGAAGAAagcagtgttttaaaaaatggacacCTTGCTGCCAAAATGGCACGATGAACAGGAAAACAAGTTTCTTGAAATATTAAGTCTACATCAGTACAATACTTGTACTCATAAAGATCAGCCATATCTTTCTGCAAAGTCCGGGCTTCTGGTCTAGCCAAACTGGCTTGTAGAGAAAGCTCCTTTAATGCTGATGTTCCCTCATATTCCTCCACTAATGCATTGACATCTCTAACATCCCACCCAGAGAGGAGTTCTCGCATCTGCTTGGCATGATCGGCAGACCTATTAGATTTCCGACGCTTAATAAACTTCTTTTTGAGGGTGGCAAGACCAGaggttctcttttttttgtcttgtggTTTCTCATGGCCATGGTCAAGGCTATACAACTTTGATTCGCAACCATAGCCTTGCTGAGAATAGGATGATGTCcctaagaagaaaattaaacaaatgaaaatttgtttattttttcttaacattCATTTTCAACGTTTAACATTTTTCATGTTGAAAAATTCTGTAAGCAGACATTACCGAACCACTCaaaattgcatttgtttttataaaggaAGACAAAAAGTTCAAATAACTCATTTTAGTTttcaattcaatttaatttttagagatggagtctcactgtgttgcccaagctggagtgcagtgggaagatcatagctcactgcagcctcaaactcctgggctcaagggattctccccaacctcagcttcccaagtagctgggagtataggcgtgtgccaccatgcctggctaattaaaatttttttttttttttttttttttggtagagatagggtctcactaatgttgctcaggctggtcttgaactcctgtcctggcctcatgcaatcttcctgccttggcctcctaaagtgctgggattacaggtgtgagccattgtgacTGGCctacattttttatattaaataagaaataggGACAAACAGAGCAAATTAGtctaaatttttttagaaaaagtctTTCGTTCCCTGGCTATCAAAGGACATTTGTCATAGATCTTAATCATGGGTTTTTAGGAATGAAAAGTAGGCAGAGTTGTAAATTAAGAATATTACTTGTATATAATtgtgaaatgtttctttttcttcttaattacaCAAGTCTGCATTTGCAtgggcaaaataaatgaaatgggaCACAGGAAATATGTACTTCGCTGTTTTAACACCAATGGAGACTGCTAGTTTGCCTAGGGTAATTGGCAATTATGGTTAAAACATAGAAAAACTCAATTGTGCTACAAGTGGTTTGTTTAAGATAAAAACCATACAAACCAGATTTAAGATTTACGTTTGTTGGGGGAAAAAACCTAGATGCTGCAGAATTATTATAATAACTACAGCTCACTTCTTTTGTCATCTACAGAGACTACCGAAAACACAATTCTATTATagtcacaaaagaaaatgaagttagAAAAACTGAAAGTTACCTATAAAAGTCTGTTGGGCCTGTGAATTTCCCCCTACCCTCGGGGAACATGAATGAGGATAATTAGATGCATTAGCACCCATTTTCTTCAGTCACTCAGGCATTCCGTCTGCGGGTTCTTCAGAGTATAATCCCAGAGGCCTTTATGAACCTTCAACCCTGGATCCAGCAGCCTCTTTTCATCCATTTCTtgatatgaaacaaaaataatttaattcattttttcaagTGTATCTCagatcagtttttttaaaaagctactgaAAACTGCTTTCATTCACAAATAACAACACGCTGTCAAATTCACATGTCaaattttcataaaatgtaaATCTTTAAGCTTGAATTATCTGTGTTAGCTGCAATTTGAGCCATAAAATGTACCAATTATATACTTTCTAAGTCAGTAAAAAGTAACATATCAAACCAATTTAAATATATAGTTACAGGAAGAGTATTTGAAAACACAGGGAAAAGTATTTggactgaaaataaatgttttaatttttgttttaaatccttAGAGGCAATCACCATTCATTATTGTCTAACATTGTAAGCAATTTACAAACATTTAAGAGGTCAACACTGATACCGCACATACAAATAACACATAATTGATTAGTTGTTTTTCTGCCTTAAAATAAAGTTGCTAAAAATCAATCTTTAATCTGTATAATTAGGCATTTTACtaaaagagggaggaggaaaggtgGACAATTAAAGCTAAATATATATAAGCTACTTGTTCTATGGTAATTTTGGAAGAAGTTATTATACACATTGCAAgagacacaaaacaaaaaattttatctATCCGCCCCATAAAGCCCTGAAAAAAAATCCTGCTTTCTATTATGTGATATGATGATTTAAATGGACAGGGCAGTAGCAATAAAAGGTAATTCTAACAATTACAGATTAAattctgaacatggaaacttaACTCTCAGAGCTGCTAGCAAGAGAtatatgcaaaaaagaaaatctaagagAGAACAAGATTAATGGAAATACTTCTAAATCTTTACACCATCTGGATATATAAAATCTATCTGACTAAATGGGGTAACGAGTTTAAGAAGAGAAAACGCCATTTATAATCTATTATTGGAATTGTTAAGAAACCAGCAGGCAGTTAACCTAGCCTCATAATGAAGTGTTTTAACAAATACAGTGAAAAACACGTACACAAATTATCACAAAAATCTGCTAGAAACAGAACTGTGTCAAGATGCTTGGAATttattttcatctctgttagtgACACAGCATAACCTTATGaattcatgtttaaaaatatcGCTAACATTTGTGTTTTCCTACAATCTTTTATAGactatatttatatgaaaattaattatttatttagagggagtctcgctctggcgcccaggctggagtgcagtggcgcaatctcggctcactttaacctctgtctcccgggttcaagcaattctcctgcctcagcctcctgagtagctgggactacaggtgagtgccatcatgcctggctaatatttgtatttttagtagagatggggtttcaccatgttggccaggctggtcttgaactcctggccaagACCAGGAGTCTTGCAAAACAGGAAAACAGGAACTAAAGTTACCTCTATTAATTCCACTTCAAACTTAAAAACCAGTTAAGTCTAACAAATCTTACTTTTAAAGCTGAGCTCCACAGAATCTTCAAGATCTTATCAGGCTTTTATAGTGgttctttcaaagaaaataagggCCTGGAGGCCAAGTTTGTGGCCTCATTTATAGGTCAAATCCTAATCTCACTCAGGgtttacatttaaaacaaaaaacagcacaaacaatcctttctcaaaaaagtttaaaatatataaacaaaaatccaGAATAAAACTATCACGTAAAATAAAAAGCCTTTACCAAAATGAGGGGGGAAAAGACTTTTAAGATGAGCTTGGAATCCAAGTGTAAGGGGAGATGGTGAAAATCATGCTGAAGTGTTTCTAAAGGTAAGACGGCATGGTGTCACTCCTATGGCTAGGCCTCTTTGCACTTTCAAGTTcgattattatttcattttttttgttttgcttttttatttctattgactGAGTAAATTTAGTAACATAGCACAGAGTATGCTTATGGCACGAAACAAAGAAGAATAGAGCCTTGCCTCTGGATGAAGAAAAATCAGAAGCGTCTTCAGAAGCGGACAAGAATTTACTACTCTTACTTTAACAcgtacatgcatgcacacacatatggaATTATTTTCATCTGAGAATCTTGTATGGTTTGTAGAGACTCAAGATGCTACacgttgagcatccctaatcagaaaatcccaaatctgaaatgctccaaaatccaatactttttgagtgctgacaggatgccacaagtggaaaattctggAGCTGTCTTCTTTGCTTTTTGATGGTTCCATGTAcataaactttgtttcatgcactatattaaaaatattgtataaaattaccctcaggctatgtgtataaagtatgtatgaaacataaatgaattttgtgtttagacttgggtacCCCACCAAGCTATCTCATTATGTAGacacaaatattacaaaattggaaaaaatcccaaacctgaaacacttctggttccaagcatttcagataaggaatacTCAACGTGTATTACAATGGTTTAATACTTAAACCATGTCAAAaatccctttttttaaaaaaaaagctctggTAATGGAAGaacaccaagaaaaaagaaaacaaaatttaaaaagctctaTTTAACGATGAGCACAATTA harbors:
- the BTBD7 gene encoding BTB/POZ domain-containing protein 7 isoform X4 — its product is MGANASNYPHSCSPRVGGNSQAQQTFIGTSSYSQQGYGCESKLYSLDHGHEKPQDKKKRTSGLATLKKKFIKRRKSNRSADHAKQMRELLSGWDVRDVNALVEEYEGTSALKELSLQASLARPEARTLQKDMADLYEYKYCTDVDLIFQETCFPVHRAILAARCPFFKTLLSSSPEYGAEIIMDINTAGIDMPMFSALLHYLYTGEFGMEDSRFQNVDILVQLSEEFGTPNSLDVDMRGLFDYMCYYDVVLSFSSDSELVEAFGGNQNCLDEELKAHKAVISARSPFFRNLLQRRIRTGEEITDRTLRTPTRIILDESIIPKKYAKVILHCMYTDVVDLSVLHCSPSVGSLSEVQALVAGKPNMTRAEEAMELYHIALFLEFNMLAQEETTVIRPACAAELSNSCLLPQS